Genomic window (Aurantimicrobium sp. INA4):
GGAAGAACTTCGCCAGAGCACTCGCTCAGGTATTGCAACTGTTGAAAAGTTGGAACGTGAGCTCGCCGACTTCCGTGACGCTCTTCGTCGCTCTAACGCCAAACCCACTTTCGCCGATTTAGGTTCAGCCTTTGAGCAAACCCTCCGTGTTGCAGAAGAACAGGCTGACAAGCTTGTTGCCGATGCCGAAGCAGACGCCAAGGTTGTTCGCGAGTCTGCTCGAGCTGAGGCAGAAACAGTTACACGCGCAGCCAAGAACAAAGCGTCTGCATTGCTCGCCGAGACTGAAGAGTCGATTGAAGATAAGCGCTTAGAAGTTGAGCGTGAAATTGCTCAACTGAACATGAAGGCTGAATCTCTCATTCTTCAGGGCAACACCGCTAAAGAAACTGCGCAGCGTCGTGACGCTGCTCTGCTTGCCGAAGCAGAGCGTGATGCTGCTGATGTTCGCGCTCGTTTGCACCAAGAGATCGAAGACGCAAAGACTGAGCTGGAAACATTGCGTCAGATTGCCGAGCGTGAACAGCTTCGTATTGAGCGTGAAATCAAGCTCGCAATGGAAGAGTCAGAGCGTGAGCGTCTTGCCCGCCACGAAGAAGCTGTTGCTTTTGTCGAAGCACAAACTCAGGAAGCGAATGAGCTTCTTCGCGCTGCGGAAGAAGAAGCACAAAGTCTCAACCAGCAGATGGATGACTTTGCTGCAACAACCCGCTCAGATGCTGAAGCTCTTCTCAACGCAGCACGTGAGAGTGCAACCAACCTGATTAGCCGTGCTCGTTCACGCGCTGAAACATTGGCTATCCTCTTCGACGAGCACGCTCTCGAAATGATGGAGAAGGCAGAGCGTCGTCGTGACAGCCTCGAACGTCAGCGTGAGGCAATGCGTGAATTCTCACTCGAGCTTAAGGCACTGGCTTCGGCGGATGCCATGGTTTCGCTCGACGAATCTGAATCGCAGCGCGACTAAGTTCTAGCTCCAGGTTGGGGCAAGCTTCTTCAGCTTTGCTCCGCGAATCTGCCAGAACGTCCACAGCCCTATAAAGACAAAGGGCGTGAGCAGTCCAGCTTTGACGACCAAGCGGTCGCGGTAAAGCGTCTGGTTGTTATCTGCAGGTGAGATGGCCATGCGATGATCCCAGTTCTTGACCATTTTCATGGGACCACTGAGCGGCTTGCCTGAGTCAATCATCATGCGAACGCCGCCGGGACGCTGGGTGAAACTGACGTCAATGGTTTGGTGGCCCATCGGGATGATGCCGAATAAGCGCATGGAAACTTCGTGGGGTCCATCACCTATCCACGCCTGAGGAAAGCCACTTTGTTCTTTGGAAACAATCTTGAGCCAGGGAGAGGAAACCGCCGTGAACACCTTCGGGTTGGCAATAGCTCGCCAGGCAACATCAGGTTCGCAATCGAGTGTGAGTCGGAGAAAGACGTTCATGGGTGCCCCTGGTGTTGTGTGGGGGATATCCCCCTCACTTCACACGCTAGCTGATTTCTCGCTTTTCCCAGTGAATTAAATTGGCACGATTAAATCCGCGGCCGCATTCACCGCAGCTCAGGACTTTTTTGGGCTGACGGAAACGGTAGTGTTCATGCCCTGCTGGGCAGGTTCCCAGCCAGGGGGCAAGTTCATGTGCCGCGCTTCCGTCATGGGTACGCTTGCCGTCATATCCCAAGTCGTAGGCAATCTTTTTCCAGGTTGGGCCGTGCCCGGCACGGGGTCCTGCTATCGCGTGGGCAACTTCGTGCAAAAGAATCTGGTGGACCTCATCGTCTTCATATTTGGCTGCTAAGTGCCTAGAGACAGAGATCTTTTTCTCTGTGAAATTACACAGACCTGCCCGCGTGCGAGCATGGTCGAATCCGAAACTCCACACAGCGGGGTCAAGATGCAGGCGGATGAGGGCATCCGCCCACTTGGTTACTCGTTCCAGATCTGCCATGACTACTTTTTCGAAATCTGGAAGATCGTTTTATTCGGGGTGGGGGAGGCTATTGCGGTGGTGTCCAACACAATAGGGGCGCTACCAATGAACTGTTTCATTTCTGCACCCTCAACAGCTTTTGCTGGGTGCGGTCCACCAGCAAGCAGGCGTGGAAGCCAGTGACCAATGGCAGGATCCTGGGTTCCCACGAGAACCACATTTCCGAAGCGCCGCCCTTTGAGAACTTGTGTTTCTGCCAAAGCAATCACATGGGGAAGGACGGCGTTCAGTGTTGCTGCTTGACCCCGGGCAAAAGCTAAGCCTGGACCGTCGGCCACATTAACAATGAGCACACCAGTAGGAGCTAGAAGCTTGGCTGCCTCGGTGTAGAACTCAACGCTGGTGACATGAGCGGGAGTGCGGGCGCCACTAAAAACATCCACGATGACCACGTCGACGTTGCCGTGAAGTCCACTGGGC
Coding sequences:
- a CDS encoding fused MFS/spermidine synthase translates to MANNPAITLKSSGLRATIEPDPYQDGAYILDIDGTPQSHVFIDDPSELFFEYIRRIGHVLDQVGETGAPITAVHLGGGALTLPRYIEATRPGSRQQVIELEQDLIDFVREHLPLQKNANIRIRYGDAREVLGKLPSGLHGNVDVVIVDVFSGARTPAHVTSVEFYTEAAKLLAPTGVLIVNVADGPGLAFARGQAATLNAVLPHVIALAETQVLKGRRFGNVVLVGTQDPAIGHWLPRLLAGGPHPAKAVEGAEMKQFIGSAPIVLDTTAIASPTPNKTIFQISKK
- a CDS encoding SprT-like domain-containing protein — translated: MADLERVTKWADALIRLHLDPAVWSFGFDHARTRAGLCNFTEKKISVSRHLAAKYEDDEVHQILLHEVAHAIAGPRAGHGPTWKKIAYDLGYDGKRTHDGSAAHELAPWLGTCPAGHEHYRFRQPKKVLSCGECGRGFNRANLIHWEKREIS